A window from Sphingobacterium hotanense encodes these proteins:
- a CDS encoding energy transducer TonB family protein yields MSNHFDIAYLRRYVNGELSSSEMYAIEKASHQNEMLMDIIMGLEEEQRLKSSLNPTELHAAIYERTHPGKIKTLLPYKALGIAASLLLVLGIGTIWYLNRPQDETELAMAPADIAETAPTDTTLNSIELDSFEEDSTSNLIAAAPELNESKAQQSTARTAERASSREETRKKDLVISPDLFIDTVQVISGKMLAKRSPANNPNVISLQGKVSGISVAPQAEMSARVGSPQDYKRIITGEVIDQDSGYPIPQATVRNVKTNEVVMTDSSGSFVMPSAIESTELEILSIGYQSARILASNQQTIRLAPDYATLDEVVVIDAGKNQSKIKSEPLIGWKAYKKYINDHSKESLFGKGNVTLVFEINNFGRPTNIIVLKSANPSLDQQAIQIIKNGPDWKKGNDGKRIEVKIEFRQ; encoded by the coding sequence ATGAGTAATCATTTTGATATCGCTTATTTACGTAGGTATGTGAACGGAGAATTAAGTTCCTCCGAGATGTACGCTATTGAAAAAGCTTCGCATCAGAACGAAATGCTGATGGATATCATTATGGGCTTGGAAGAAGAGCAAAGACTGAAGAGCAGCCTGAACCCTACGGAACTGCATGCTGCGATTTATGAACGTACGCATCCCGGGAAAATAAAAACACTGCTCCCTTATAAAGCTTTGGGAATTGCTGCTTCCTTATTATTAGTACTAGGAATTGGAACGATTTGGTATTTGAATCGACCACAAGACGAGACGGAATTAGCCATGGCACCGGCAGACATTGCAGAAACTGCCCCTACCGATACAACATTAAATAGCATCGAATTAGACAGCTTCGAAGAGGATTCTACCAGCAACTTAATTGCTGCAGCACCGGAATTGAACGAATCTAAAGCGCAACAAAGTACAGCACGGACAGCAGAACGCGCGAGCAGCAGGGAAGAAACTCGGAAGAAGGACCTGGTTATCAGTCCGGACCTATTCATAGATACGGTTCAAGTGATTTCCGGGAAAATGCTTGCAAAACGCTCTCCGGCAAACAATCCGAACGTCATCAGCTTACAAGGCAAGGTGTCTGGCATAAGTGTCGCGCCGCAGGCGGAAATGTCTGCACGCGTCGGCAGTCCGCAGGACTATAAACGTATTATCACGGGCGAAGTCATCGACCAGGATTCGGGTTATCCAATTCCTCAGGCAACGGTTAGAAACGTAAAAACGAATGAAGTGGTGATGACGGATTCATCGGGAAGCTTTGTGATGCCTTCAGCCATAGAATCTACCGAACTCGAAATTCTATCAATAGGATACCAATCCGCACGTATTCTTGCGAGCAATCAGCAGACCATCCGACTTGCACCAGACTATGCAACATTGGATGAGGTAGTGGTCATAGACGCTGGAAAAAATCAGAGTAAAATAAAATCAGAGCCTTTGATCGGGTGGAAAGCCTATAAAAAATATATTAACGACCATAGCAAGGAATCCCTATTTGGCAAAGGGAATGTAACACTTGTATTTGAAATCAATAATTTCGGTCGCCCGACAAATATTATTGTTTTGAAATCTGCCAATCCATCGCTAGATCAACAAGCTATTCAGATCATTAAGAATGGTCCGGATTGGAAAAAAGGTAATGATGGAAAAAGAATTGAGGTGAAGATTGAGTTCAGGCAGTAG
- a CDS encoding RNA polymerase sigma factor, with amino-acid sequence MSKPTLQSDEELLATYLREGDLACLGDLYQRHSEMVFYVCLRYFKEPERSRDAVMQIFEELIDKVKKQSIQDFPRWLYVVSKNHCLMALRSAKSKPEIVTNDFVEFAANLHQEENYKEREEQLSQLESCIDRLIEKQQQSIRLFFIEEKCYKEVAEITGYSMNDVKSAIQNGKRNLKICMERAQHE; translated from the coding sequence TTGTCAAAACCAACATTACAATCTGATGAAGAGTTATTGGCCACCTACCTACGGGAAGGTGATCTCGCCTGTCTTGGTGACTTATACCAACGTCATAGCGAGATGGTATTCTATGTATGCTTGCGTTATTTCAAAGAACCTGAGCGCAGCCGGGATGCGGTGATGCAAATTTTTGAAGAGCTCATCGACAAGGTAAAGAAGCAATCAATTCAAGATTTCCCGCGCTGGCTATATGTGGTCAGCAAAAATCATTGCCTCATGGCATTACGGTCAGCGAAGAGCAAACCTGAAATTGTTACAAATGACTTTGTGGAATTTGCGGCAAACCTGCATCAGGAGGAAAACTATAAGGAGCGGGAGGAGCAATTGTCGCAATTGGAGAGCTGTATAGATCGATTAATAGAAAAACAACAACAGAGCATCCGCCTCTTCTTCATTGAAGAGAAATGCTATAAGGAGGTTGCCGAGATAACGGGATACAGTATGAACGACGTTAAGAGCGCCATTCAGAATGGAAAAAGGAACCTCAAAATTTGTATGGAAAGGGCACAACATGAGTAA
- a CDS encoding translocation/assembly module TamB domain-containing protein, producing the protein MLCLVVLSLQFASVQTFVTKRVANYLSDELNAKVELKHIYFRPFDQLTLTEFKLSDQQGKPMLSAEKLHADLMLRHFFQNKIVIEDLALHKAYVDFQVYKDSSNFKFLIDYFAPKKKPEGKKKKPLELQLHNLTLVDNHIKILNHQQKHHNRGVDFSDIELQHLNVNLANIKFDSISLKTDIKELSLQEKSGFQIKRLLAKAYISNTSMEFDQLDLETNRSKVGRYLKFSYKKFADFGDFIKKVHIEGTMDDVYVDSRDIEYFAPTMNRVQFTASVPQATVEGTVNNIRSQNAYIKTGKETLLRGDFSIKGLPNMDKTIFDFEASDLQTSAKDLELLIPKLANRAKFSLPEQLHQFGLIKFEGTFNGLYNLFDIKGDFDTQLGALNTDSKIDIRKEITYQGHLASKSFQLGELIGSKSIKNTAFAFDFDGQSLDFNKMKLQLEGGLRNFQFGNYSYDSVEVSGLLDQKLIDVTGFIQDPNAQLAYDAKVDFQSAEASYDVSADVELINLKKMGFVEKDSIVIFNSQINTHLTGNNLNNLNGDVIAEQINMQTTKGDFTVNDLFFSAEGTQMDRLLTLRSNVLDAEMKGVIDLNTLIPYFKALAMRYAPAIGLTVEPYNPQIFDLQLNVKSFEPVSAFLDPTLILDDGASLEAHFSSEDFTAEFTAFSPFVRYQGINVQNIHIRENADEEAFSLDVTADKLFLSDSIFVTDIEINNILSNDSLLFSINGAKETDLNYLRLNGDIHFAHNKPAYIHFNKSSIIVNKEPWTLNTDAEMRVSKGKFYLTNLIASQGQQKVAFNGVLSNEDDKLEVNFSKFNLNALEVVLKPLGIRLDGELNGDIELHSAFKKPYLSANVQTSPLVYNQIPIGQLRLLADFDPETKQANLDLQLLDDLNKGLKLNGTYQIAGVDQELNLKGSLNQMELILFQPFVRTLTSQLQGKMNAEIQIGGTLKNPEFNAISKIEYASFNVNYLKTSYNISNQTVLLDKNNILLNQLAFNDSKGHQAVANGIVNLNKLSNPYIDVDVVTNNTMILNTTYKDNNLYFGTAYATGTFKFKGATSAIDINIKARSEDNTSITIPFNSAMTVTDSDFIYFVSNDSSKNKQQESKYLLKGMTMNMDIEFTPTAEVNLQTDLGSLKGNGTGEITLKVSSLGDFEMFGDYTVNSGKFHFTAQDFFNKFFDIKQGGTIRWTGSPSGATINMTAIYQQRTSISPLYNAAGRSGQDERVMAQADMNIKGTLSQPDVSFDLNFPQTPYVKDELQAYLSDANNVNQQALSLIVRRSFTASSNNELGREVNNTLLSAGTEIAFNQLNNILAQSLKIDFLDFNIRSLNDASASFRFFNDRLVLTGGIVDRRNVQTTDLTFFSNKVATDAELTFKLRRDGNLMFRAYNRLNTRNILFTPTDDYINAVGLIYRQEFNTLGEFWRKLWNWSGTRSDLPIKPIPTLDTTKKEIK; encoded by the coding sequence GTGCTTTGCCTTGTCGTATTGTCCCTTCAATTCGCATCGGTTCAAACATTTGTAACTAAACGCGTCGCGAACTACCTCTCCGACGAGCTGAACGCCAAAGTTGAACTTAAACATATCTACTTCCGCCCATTCGACCAGCTGACGCTGACTGAGTTCAAACTCAGCGACCAGCAGGGGAAGCCGATGCTAAGTGCGGAGAAGCTCCATGCTGATCTGATGCTCAGACATTTCTTCCAAAATAAAATTGTTATCGAAGACTTAGCATTGCACAAGGCCTATGTAGATTTTCAAGTCTATAAAGACAGTTCTAACTTTAAATTCCTCATCGACTATTTTGCGCCGAAAAAGAAACCCGAGGGCAAAAAGAAAAAACCATTAGAACTACAGCTGCACAATCTAACATTGGTCGATAATCATATCAAGATTTTAAACCATCAGCAAAAGCATCATAACCGTGGCGTCGACTTTTCAGATATTGAACTCCAACATTTGAACGTCAATCTCGCCAATATTAAGTTTGATTCTATATCGCTCAAAACGGACATCAAGGAGCTTTCGCTACAGGAGAAATCCGGATTTCAGATTAAACGCCTTCTTGCGAAGGCTTATATCAGCAATACCAGTATGGAGTTCGATCAGTTGGATCTGGAAACCAACCGCTCCAAGGTTGGACGCTATCTAAAGTTCTCTTATAAGAAGTTCGCAGATTTTGGAGATTTCATCAAGAAAGTGCACATCGAAGGAACGATGGACGATGTCTATGTAGATTCGCGCGACATTGAATACTTTGCACCAACGATGAACAGGGTTCAATTTACAGCGAGTGTCCCGCAGGCCACCGTTGAGGGCACTGTAAACAATATCCGCTCGCAAAATGCATATATCAAAACAGGTAAAGAAACGCTCCTAAGAGGCGACTTCAGCATCAAGGGGCTGCCGAATATGGACAAAACGATCTTTGATTTTGAAGCCAGCGATCTTCAGACCTCCGCGAAAGACCTTGAACTATTGATCCCTAAATTAGCAAACCGCGCTAAATTTTCCCTTCCCGAGCAATTGCATCAGTTTGGACTGATCAAATTCGAAGGGACTTTCAATGGTTTATATAATCTATTTGATATTAAAGGTGATTTTGATACCCAATTAGGCGCGCTCAATACCGATAGCAAAATTGATATACGAAAAGAAATAACTTATCAAGGACATCTGGCGTCCAAATCCTTCCAACTGGGCGAACTTATAGGCAGCAAGTCTATTAAAAATACAGCGTTCGCCTTTGACTTCGACGGGCAGAGCCTTGATTTCAACAAAATGAAACTCCAATTGGAAGGAGGCTTGCGCAATTTCCAGTTTGGCAACTACAGCTACGACAGTGTGGAAGTATCAGGACTCCTGGATCAAAAACTTATCGATGTTACGGGTTTTATCCAAGACCCGAATGCCCAACTCGCATATGATGCCAAAGTGGATTTCCAATCTGCCGAAGCAAGCTATGACGTATCGGCCGATGTGGAATTGATCAATCTGAAAAAGATGGGATTTGTCGAAAAAGACAGTATCGTTATCTTCAATTCTCAAATCAACACCCATCTTACCGGCAATAATCTCAATAACCTGAACGGTGATGTGATTGCTGAGCAGATCAATATGCAAACAACAAAAGGCGACTTCACTGTCAACGACCTTTTCTTCTCTGCCGAAGGAACGCAGATGGATCGGTTACTGACTTTGCGCTCCAATGTCTTGGATGCTGAAATGAAAGGAGTGATCGACCTAAATACCCTCATCCCTTATTTCAAAGCATTAGCGATGCGCTATGCGCCGGCGATTGGTCTTACAGTAGAACCCTATAATCCACAGATATTCGACTTGCAACTCAATGTCAAATCCTTTGAGCCTGTTTCTGCATTTTTAGACCCAACGCTTATATTGGATGACGGCGCATCACTGGAAGCACACTTCTCATCGGAAGATTTCACCGCAGAATTTACGGCATTCAGCCCCTTCGTCCGTTATCAGGGAATCAATGTACAAAATATACACATCCGTGAAAACGCAGATGAAGAAGCGTTTTCCTTAGATGTGACTGCCGACAAGCTCTTCCTGAGCGATAGCATATTTGTGACTGATATAGAAATCAATAATATCCTTTCAAATGATAGCCTGCTGTTCAGTATAAACGGCGCTAAGGAGACCGATCTGAACTATCTCCGTCTAAATGGCGATATACATTTTGCGCATAATAAGCCGGCTTATATACATTTCAATAAATCGTCGATCATTGTCAACAAAGAGCCTTGGACGTTAAATACTGATGCAGAAATGCGAGTATCAAAAGGTAAATTCTACCTGACGAATCTCATTGCTAGCCAAGGTCAACAAAAGGTTGCTTTCAATGGTGTTTTATCCAATGAGGACGATAAGCTAGAGGTCAACTTCAGCAAGTTCAACTTGAACGCGCTGGAGGTGGTGCTGAAACCTTTGGGTATCCGCCTAGATGGTGAACTAAATGGGGATATTGAATTGCACTCTGCGTTTAAAAAGCCCTATCTCTCGGCCAACGTGCAAACCAGCCCTTTGGTTTACAATCAAATCCCAATCGGGCAGCTTCGATTATTGGCAGATTTTGATCCAGAGACCAAACAAGCAAACCTCGATCTCCAGCTGCTCGACGACCTCAACAAAGGCCTGAAGTTGAATGGTACCTATCAAATTGCCGGTGTCGATCAAGAACTGAATCTTAAAGGCTCCCTAAATCAGATGGAGCTGATCCTTTTTCAACCATTTGTACGGACGTTAACCTCCCAATTGCAAGGGAAGATGAATGCTGAAATTCAAATTGGCGGAACGCTGAAGAACCCGGAGTTCAACGCTATTTCGAAAATCGAATATGCTTCCTTCAATGTAAATTACCTTAAAACTTCTTATAATATCAGCAATCAAACGGTGCTATTAGACAAGAATAACATCTTGTTGAACCAATTGGCTTTCAACGACAGCAAAGGCCATCAGGCGGTTGCCAACGGTATTGTCAATCTCAATAAGCTAAGCAATCCTTATATCGATGTGGATGTGGTGACGAACAATACCATGATCCTGAATACGACTTACAAAGACAATAACCTCTACTTCGGGACGGCTTATGCCACGGGTACCTTTAAATTTAAAGGAGCGACCTCTGCAATCGACATCAACATCAAAGCAAGATCGGAAGATAACACCTCCATCACCATTCCATTCAACTCGGCGATGACGGTAACCGATAGCGACTTTATCTACTTTGTGAGCAATGATTCCAGTAAAAATAAACAGCAGGAGTCTAAGTATCTCTTGAAAGGGATGACCATGAACATGGATATTGAATTTACGCCAACTGCAGAAGTCAATCTGCAAACCGACCTGGGCTCCTTGAAAGGAAATGGAACCGGAGAAATAACCTTAAAAGTTTCCAGTCTAGGGGATTTTGAGATGTTCGGCGATTACACCGTAAATTCCGGAAAATTCCATTTTACAGCACAGGATTTCTTCAATAAGTTTTTCGATATCAAGCAAGGAGGAACCATTAGATGGACAGGGTCGCCATCGGGAGCTACCATCAATATGACGGCAATCTATCAACAGCGTACATCCATCTCGCCTTTGTATAACGCTGCAGGACGCTCCGGACAGGATGAACGCGTCATGGCGCAGGCAGACATGAATATTAAGGGAACATTGAGCCAGCCCGATGTATCTTTCGATCTTAACTTCCCGCAAACTCCATACGTCAAAGACGAGCTCCAAGCTTATTTGAGCGATGCAAACAATGTCAATCAACAGGCGCTGAGCTTGATCGTTCGACGAAGCTTCACGGCGAGCTCCAACAACGAGCTGGGCCGCGAGGTAAACAATACTCTCTTGTCCGCAGGAACGGAAATAGCATTCAACCAGTTGAACAATATCTTAGCACAATCGCTCAAGATCGATTTCTTAGATTTCAATATCCGCTCCCTGAATGATGCCTCTGCGTCCTTCCGATTCTTTAACGACCGACTTGTACTTACCGGAGGGATTGTGGACAGAAGAAATGTGCAAACCACAGACTTAACATTCTTCTCGAATAAAGTTGCTACCGATGCTGAATTAACCTTTAAGTTGCGTAGGGATGGAAATTTAATGTTCCGCGCGTACAATCGCTTGAATACAAGAAATATTCTATTCACACCGACCGACGATTATATTAATGCCGTTGGTTTGATTTACCGTCAGGAGTTTAATACGCTTGGAGAATTCTGGAGAAAATTATGGAATTGGAGCGGAACACGCAGCGATCTACCCATCAAACCTATTCCAACATTAGATACGACCAAGAAGGAGATAAAATAG